Proteins co-encoded in one Klebsiella michiganensis genomic window:
- a CDS encoding GntR family transcriptional regulator has translation MSNTQHLAQRIQNLQPSAIRELLKHSKMPGVISLAGGIPSSELFDKQGLELATRKVLEENFNDAFQYGLTEGNTELRDQLVELCKARGIATRSDQLLITSGSQQALDLLIRALADEGDVFVVERPTYLATLQILSLTAAKVESVGGDEHGMIVDELEALLKTTRVKGVYLVPTFGNPSGTTLSAERREKLVKLAAEYDFVIIEDDPYGAISFTDRREKTLIQVAKELGHEDHVVYTSTFSKILAPGLRVGWIILPEWMKQKVAIIKQATDLHANSFTQALAAAYLKLGRLEPQIELIREAYKQKCQTLSRLLEEELGEHIIFNQPQGGMFLWASFRYDFDTTAWLQKTLEKGVVYVPGEFFFSDHADKRTLRFSYATATDDRLAEAVKRLKAAL, from the coding sequence ATGAGTAATACCCAACATCTCGCGCAACGCATTCAAAACCTGCAACCCTCGGCCATCCGCGAACTCCTTAAGCACAGCAAAATGCCCGGCGTGATTTCACTGGCGGGCGGCATTCCTTCCAGCGAGCTGTTTGACAAACAAGGGCTCGAGCTGGCGACCCGTAAAGTTTTGGAAGAGAATTTTAACGATGCTTTTCAGTATGGCCTGACCGAAGGCAATACCGAGCTGCGCGACCAGCTGGTTGAGCTGTGCAAGGCGCGCGGGATCGCCACGCGCAGTGACCAGTTGCTGATCACCTCCGGTTCGCAGCAGGCACTGGATCTTTTGATTCGAGCCCTCGCGGACGAAGGAGATGTTTTTGTGGTTGAGCGTCCTACCTACCTTGCCACGCTGCAGATCCTGAGCCTGACCGCAGCGAAGGTTGAGTCAGTGGGTGGGGATGAGCACGGCATGATTGTCGATGAACTTGAAGCTTTGCTGAAAACCACGCGCGTTAAAGGCGTTTATCTGGTGCCAACTTTTGGGAACCCAAGCGGTACAACGCTCAGCGCTGAGCGTCGTGAGAAGCTGGTGAAGCTGGCTGCTGAATATGATTTTGTGATTATCGAAGACGATCCGTATGGTGCCATTAGCTTTACCGATCGCCGCGAGAAGACCCTGATTCAGGTTGCCAAAGAGTTAGGGCATGAAGACCATGTGGTCTATACCTCAACGTTCTCAAAAATTCTGGCACCGGGGCTGCGTGTAGGCTGGATTATTCTGCCGGAGTGGATGAAGCAGAAGGTTGCCATCATTAAGCAGGCGACTGATTTGCACGCTAACTCCTTTACTCAGGCGCTGGCGGCGGCCTATCTGAAACTGGGGCGCCTTGAGCCGCAGATTGAACTGATCCGTGAGGCTTATAAGCAGAAGTGCCAGACGCTGTCGCGTCTGCTGGAAGAAGAGCTAGGCGAGCACATTATTTTCAACCAGCCGCAGGGCGGGATGTTCCTTTGGGCGTCTTTCCGCTACGACTTCGATACCACGGCATGGCTACAAAAAACGCTGGAGAAAGGCGTGGTGTATGTGCCGGGAGAGTTCTTCTTTAGCGATCATGCTGATAAACGCACGCTGCGTTTCTCTTACGCTACCGCAACCGACGATCGGCTGGCTGAAGCCGTGAAGCGCTTGAAAGCGGCGCTGTAA
- a CDS encoding cysteine sulfinate desulfinase — MTAFNPAHFRAQFPALADAGVYLDSAATALKPQAVIDATQQFYSLSAGNVHRSQFPEAQRLTARYEAARDLVARILRAESGKSVVWTRGTTEAINMVAQCYARPRLKAGDEIIVSEAEHHANFVPWLMVAEQTGAKVVRLPLNDQALPDLNQLPTLLNERSRILALGQMSNVTGGCPDLAKAIQLAHEAGAIVMVDGAQGIVHCPPDVQALNIDFYAFSAHKLYGPTGIGALYGKAELLEQMSPWLGGGKMITHVSFDGFKTQPVPYRFEAGTPNVAGVIGLSAALEWLETVDLQQAENWSRSLATLAESELARRPGFRSFRCQDSSLLAFDFVDVHHSDMVTLLAESGIALRAGQHCAQPLMAALGVSGTLRASFAPYNTQQDVHQLLAAVDRALDILVD; from the coding sequence ATGACAGCATTTAATCCCGCCCATTTTCGCGCGCAATTTCCCGCGCTGGCAGATGCAGGCGTCTATCTCGACAGTGCGGCTACGGCGCTAAAACCCCAGGCCGTTATCGACGCCACCCAACAGTTTTACAGCCTGAGCGCCGGGAACGTTCACCGCAGCCAGTTTCCCGAAGCGCAGCGTCTGACGGCGCGCTACGAAGCGGCGCGCGATCTTGTCGCACGTATACTCCGTGCCGAAAGCGGTAAATCAGTGGTCTGGACCCGGGGCACAACGGAAGCCATCAATATGGTTGCCCAGTGCTACGCCCGCCCTCGCCTCAAGGCCGGGGATGAAATCATCGTTAGCGAGGCCGAGCACCACGCTAACTTTGTGCCGTGGCTGATGGTGGCAGAGCAAACCGGTGCGAAAGTGGTGAGACTGCCGCTGAATGATCAGGCTCTGCCCGATCTTAACCAGCTCCCGACATTGCTGAATGAACGCTCGCGTATCCTCGCGCTGGGGCAAATGTCTAACGTCACCGGGGGCTGCCCTGACCTTGCAAAAGCCATCCAGCTTGCCCACGAAGCAGGGGCTATCGTGATGGTCGATGGCGCACAAGGCATTGTTCACTGCCCGCCGGACGTGCAGGCGCTGAATATCGATTTTTACGCCTTCTCGGCCCATAAACTCTATGGCCCAACCGGCATCGGTGCGCTCTATGGTAAGGCTGAGCTCCTTGAGCAGATGTCGCCGTGGCTTGGCGGCGGTAAAATGATTACTCACGTCTCGTTCGACGGTTTTAAAACTCAGCCAGTGCCTTATCGCTTTGAAGCCGGCACGCCAAACGTCGCAGGCGTCATTGGCCTCAGCGCCGCACTGGAGTGGCTTGAAACTGTCGATCTGCAGCAGGCGGAAAACTGGAGCCGTAGCCTGGCCACGCTCGCGGAGTCAGAACTGGCCAGGCGCCCGGGCTTTCGTAGCTTCCGCTGTCAGGATTCCAGCCTGCTGGCCTTTGATTTTGTTGATGTCCACCATAGCGATATGGTCACGCTGCTGGCCGAATCAGGCATTGCGCTGCGAGCAGGCCAGCACTGTGCGCAGCCACTGATGGCCGCGCTAGGCGTCAGCGGTACGCTACGCGCATCCTTTGCCCCTTACAACACACAGCAGGACGTGCACCAACTGCTCGCCGCAGTCGATCGCGCCCTCGATATTCTGGTGGACTGA
- a CDS encoding Fe-S metabolism protein SufE — translation MQANHPFGTEINAEMLCATFAAQRQWEDKYRQLILLGKKLPALPETLKTERIEISGCENRVWLGHERQPDGTLHFYGDSEGRIVRGLLAVLLTAVEGKTAPQLLEKDPLSLFDDLGLRHQLSASRSSGLTALAAAVQQAARED, via the coding sequence ATGCAGGCTAATCATCCCTTTGGCACAGAGATTAACGCAGAGATGCTGTGCGCTACCTTCGCGGCGCAGCGGCAGTGGGAAGACAAATATCGTCAGTTGATTTTATTGGGCAAGAAGCTCCCCGCTCTGCCGGAAACCTTAAAAACTGAGCGAATTGAAATCAGCGGTTGCGAAAACCGCGTCTGGCTCGGGCACGAACGTCAGCCGGACGGAACGCTGCACTTTTACGGCGACAGCGAAGGGCGAATCGTGCGCGGATTATTGGCGGTGCTGTTGACTGCAGTAGAAGGGAAAACCGCGCCTCAGCTGCTGGAAAAGGATCCTCTCAGCCTTTTTGACGATCTCGGGCTTCGCCATCAGCTGAGCGCTTCCCGGAGCAGCGGGCTCACGGCCCTGGCCGCGGCCGTTCAACAGGCCGCGCGCGAGGATTAA
- a CDS encoding flap endonuclease-like protein (similar to flap endonuclease; FEN family; protein from E. coli does not have exonuclease activity), giving the protein MAIHLLIVDALNLIRRIHAVQGSPCVDTCLHALDQLIGHSQPTHAVAVFDDEERREGWRHQVLPDYKAGRSPMPDELHAEMPALREAFIRRGVQCWHSKGNEADDLAATLAVKVASGGHRATIVSTDKGYCQLLAPTLQIRDYFQKRWLDAPFIAQEYGVQPGQLGDFWGLAGISSSKIPGVPGIGPKSATQLINQFSDLETLYQRLDEVPEKWRKKLAQHRESAFVSRQVARLQTDLQLDGNLQQLRLPGTSPST; this is encoded by the coding sequence ATGGCTATTCATTTACTTATCGTCGATGCCCTGAACCTGATCCGCCGCATACATGCGGTGCAGGGTTCGCCTTGCGTCGACACATGTCTGCATGCGCTCGACCAGCTTATCGGCCACAGCCAGCCCACTCACGCGGTGGCGGTGTTCGATGACGAAGAGCGGCGCGAAGGCTGGCGGCATCAGGTTCTGCCCGACTACAAGGCCGGGCGCTCCCCCATGCCGGACGAACTGCATGCCGAAATGCCGGCTCTGCGCGAAGCATTTATTCGCCGGGGTGTACAGTGCTGGCATTCAAAGGGCAATGAAGCGGACGACCTTGCGGCCACGCTGGCGGTAAAAGTTGCCTCCGGCGGCCATCGGGCAACAATTGTTTCTACCGACAAAGGCTATTGCCAGTTGCTGGCCCCGACGCTGCAAATTCGTGACTACTTCCAAAAACGCTGGCTGGACGCACCTTTCATTGCCCAGGAATATGGCGTACAGCCAGGGCAACTGGGAGACTTTTGGGGGCTGGCGGGCATTAGCAGCAGCAAAATCCCCGGAGTGCCCGGTATCGGGCCTAAAAGCGCCACACAGCTGATTAACCAGTTTTCGGACCTGGAAACGCTGTATCAGCGTCTGGATGAAGTACCGGAGAAATGGCGCAAGAAGCTGGCGCAGCACAGAGAAAGCGCTTTTGTCAGTCGCCAGGTGGCAAGGTTACAAACGGATTTACAGCTCGACGGGAACTTACAGCAGCTAAGGCTGCCGGGGACTTCTCCTTCTACCTGA
- a CDS encoding transcriptional regulator (Glycine cleavage system transcriptional activator; activates the gcvTHP operon in the presence of glycine and represses the operon in its absence) — MSKRLPPLNALRVFDAAARHLSFTKAAEELFVTQAAVSHQIKSLEDFLGLKLFRRRNRSLLLTEEGQSYYQDIKEIFSQLTEATRKLQARSAKGALTVSLLPSFAIHWLVPRLTSFNSAYPGIDVRIQAVDRQEDKLSDDVDVAIFYGRGNWPGLRVEKLYAEYLLPVCSPMLLTGDKPIKTPEDLAKHTLLHDASRRDWQTYTRQLGVSHINVQQGPIFSHSAMVLQAAIHGQGIALANNVMAQTEIEAGRLVCPFNDVLVSKNAFYLVCHDSQAELGKIAAFRQWILAKAASEQEKFRFRYEQ, encoded by the coding sequence ATGTCTAAGCGATTACCCCCTCTGAATGCGCTGCGCGTTTTTGATGCTGCGGCTCGTCACTTGAGTTTTACTAAAGCGGCTGAGGAACTGTTCGTTACTCAGGCCGCGGTAAGCCACCAGATCAAGTCCCTGGAGGATTTTCTTGGCCTGAAGCTGTTCCGCCGCCGTAACCGCTCGCTGCTGTTGACGGAAGAGGGACAGAGTTATTATCAGGATATTAAAGAGATTTTTTCCCAGCTGACGGAAGCCACCCGCAAGCTGCAGGCGCGCAGTGCAAAAGGCGCGCTGACGGTGAGTTTATTGCCCAGTTTTGCGATTCACTGGCTGGTGCCTCGTTTAACAAGCTTTAACTCAGCTTATCCGGGCATCGACGTGCGAATTCAGGCGGTGGACCGCCAGGAAGATAAGCTGTCCGACGACGTGGACGTGGCGATATTCTATGGGCGAGGAAACTGGCCGGGGCTACGGGTTGAGAAACTTTATGCTGAGTATTTGCTGCCGGTGTGCTCGCCTATGCTATTAACCGGCGACAAACCGATTAAAACGCCGGAAGATTTGGCAAAGCACACTTTATTGCATGACGCTTCGCGCCGAGACTGGCAGACTTATACTCGCCAGCTTGGCGTGAGCCATATTAATGTCCAGCAAGGCCCCATCTTCAGCCACAGCGCAATGGTACTCCAGGCCGCTATTCACGGGCAGGGGATTGCGTTGGCCAATAACGTCATGGCCCAAACGGAAATCGAAGCGGGCCGTCTGGTATGCCCGTTCAATGATGTGCTGGTGAGTAAAAATGCCTTTTATCTGGTTTGTCATGACAGCCAGGCAGAACTGGGTAAAATAGCCGCGTTTCGACAGTGGATCCTGGCAAAGGCGGCCAGTGAGCAAGAAAAATTCCGTTTTCGCTACGAACAATAA
- a CDS encoding 23S rRNA methyltransferase, with protein MNKVILYCRQGFEKECAAEITDKAGQRGVYGFARVKEQSGYVVFECYQPEEAEKLARELPFSDLIFARQMFVAGELLKDLPPEDRITPIVGMLQGVVEKGGDLRVEVADTNESKELMKFCRKFTVPLRASLREAGVLTNYETPKRPVVHVFFIAPGCCYTGYSYTTNNSPFYMGIPRLKFPADAPSRSTLKLEEAFHIFIPADEWDERLANGMYAVDLGACPGGWTYQLVKRNMWVSSVDNGPMAQSLMDTGQVTWLREDGFKYRPTRTNISWMVCDMVEKPAKVAHLMATWLVNGWCRETIFNLKLPMKKRYEEVSQNLAQIREILESNGINAEIKARQLYHDREEVTVHIRRWWAAVGGRRDER; from the coding sequence ATGAATAAAGTGATTTTGTACTGCCGCCAGGGATTCGAGAAAGAGTGTGCGGCAGAGATAACCGACAAAGCCGGTCAGCGCGGCGTCTATGGTTTTGCCCGCGTCAAAGAGCAGAGCGGCTATGTCGTGTTTGAATGCTATCAGCCAGAAGAGGCGGAAAAACTGGCTCGCGAGCTGCCGTTCAGTGACCTGATTTTTGCCCGCCAGATGTTTGTTGCCGGGGAGCTGCTAAAAGATTTGCCGCCGGAAGATCGCATCACGCCTATTGTCGGCATGCTGCAGGGCGTGGTGGAGAAGGGCGGCGACCTGCGGGTTGAAGTAGCCGACACCAACGAAAGCAAAGAGCTGATGAAGTTCTGCCGTAAGTTTACCGTGCCGCTCCGGGCCAGCCTGCGTGAAGCCGGGGTGCTGACCAACTACGAAACGCCGAAGCGCCCTGTTGTGCATGTGTTCTTTATTGCGCCCGGCTGCTGCTACACGGGGTACTCCTACACCACCAACAATTCGCCGTTCTATATGGGCATCCCGCGTCTCAAGTTCCCGGCGGATGCGCCAAGCCGCTCCACGCTGAAGCTGGAAGAGGCATTTCACATTTTTATTCCCGCCGACGAGTGGGACGAACGCCTGGCTAACGGCATGTACGCCGTGGACCTGGGCGCCTGCCCGGGCGGCTGGACCTATCAGCTGGTGAAACGCAATATGTGGGTTTCATCCGTCGATAACGGCCCAATGGCGCAGAGCCTGATGGACACCGGGCAGGTGACCTGGCTGCGTGAAGACGGCTTTAAGTACCGTCCGACCCGCACCAACATCTCGTGGATGGTCTGTGACATGGTAGAAAAACCGGCGAAAGTGGCCCATTTAATGGCAACCTGGCTGGTGAACGGCTGGTGCCGTGAGACGATTTTCAACCTTAAACTGCCGATGAAAAAGCGCTACGAAGAGGTATCGCAAAATCTGGCGCAGATCCGTGAAATACTTGAAAGCAACGGTATTAACGCTGAAATTAAAGCCCGCCAGCTCTACCACGATCGCGAAGAAGTGACCGTGCATATCCGACGCTGGTGGGCGGCCGTGGGTGGTCGTCGCGACGAACGCTGA
- a CDS encoding serine dehydratase (catalyzes the formation of pyruvate from serine), protein MISVFDIFKIGIGPSSSHTVGPMKAGKQFSDDLIEQGILRDVTRVVVDVYGSLSLTGKGHHTDIAIIMGLAGNLPDTVDIDAIPHFIQDVNTHGRLLLANGQHEVEFPVDCCMNFHADNLALHENGMRITALAGDKVLYSQTYYSIGGGFIVDEAHFGAQSENPISVPYPYKNAADLQKHCRETGLSLSGLMMQNERALHSQEEIDAHFAAVWEVMSNGIERGITTEGVLPGKMRVPRRAAALRRMLVTTDKNNSDPMAVVDWINMFALAVNEENAAGGRVVTAPTNGACGIVPAVLAYYDKFIRQVNANSCARYFLAAGAIGSLYKMNASISGAEVGCQGEVGVACSMAAAGLAELLGGSPTQVCIAAEIGMEHNLGLTCDPVAGQVQVPCIERNAIAAVKAVNAARMAMRRTSEPRVCLDKVIETMYETGKDMNAKYRETSRGGLALKIVACD, encoded by the coding sequence ATGATTAGCGTATTCGACATTTTCAAAATTGGTATTGGCCCCTCCAGCTCCCATACCGTTGGCCCAATGAAGGCCGGTAAACAGTTTTCCGATGACCTGATTGAGCAAGGGATCCTGCGCGACGTCACCCGCGTTGTCGTGGACGTTTATGGCTCGCTATCCCTGACCGGTAAGGGCCACCATACCGATATTGCGATTATCATGGGCCTGGCGGGCAACCTGCCGGATACCGTAGATATCGATGCTATTCCGCACTTCATTCAGGATGTAAACACCCACGGGCGTCTGCTGCTGGCAAACGGCCAGCACGAAGTTGAGTTCCCGGTGGACTGCTGCATGAACTTCCATGCCGACAACCTGGCGCTCCACGAAAATGGCATGCGTATAACCGCGCTGGCAGGCGATAAGGTTTTGTATTCCCAAACCTATTACTCTATCGGCGGCGGCTTTATCGTTGATGAAGCACATTTTGGCGCACAGAGTGAAAACCCAATCAGCGTGCCGTATCCGTACAAAAACGCGGCGGACCTGCAGAAACACTGCCGTGAAACGGGCCTGTCGCTTTCCGGCCTGATGATGCAGAACGAACGTGCCCTGCACAGCCAGGAAGAGATCGACGCCCACTTCGCAGCGGTCTGGGAAGTGATGAGCAACGGCATTGAACGTGGTATCACCACCGAAGGCGTGCTGCCGGGCAAAATGCGCGTTCCGCGTCGGGCGGCTGCGCTGCGCCGCATGCTGGTCACCACCGATAAGAACAACTCAGATCCGATGGCCGTTGTGGACTGGATCAATATGTTCGCCCTGGCGGTAAACGAAGAAAACGCCGCCGGTGGCCGCGTAGTCACCGCGCCAACGAACGGCGCCTGCGGAATTGTTCCGGCGGTTCTGGCCTATTACGACAAGTTTATCCGTCAGGTAAACGCCAACTCCTGCGCCCGCTATTTCCTGGCCGCCGGTGCCATCGGTTCCCTGTACAAGATGAACGCCTCTATTTCCGGGGCGGAAGTCGGCTGTCAGGGTGAAGTAGGCGTCGCTTGTTCGATGGCGGCCGCAGGGCTTGCCGAGCTGCTGGGCGGTAGCCCGACTCAGGTCTGCATCGCCGCGGAAATCGGCATGGAGCATAACCTGGGATTAACGTGTGACCCGGTGGCCGGTCAGGTACAGGTTCCTTGTATCGAACGTAACGCCATTGCGGCAGTTAAAGCCGTGAACGCCGCACGTATGGCAATGCGCCGCACCAGCGAACCGCGCGTCTGCCTGGATAAGGTTATCGAGACGATGTATGAGACGGGCAAGGACATGAACGCCAAGTATCGCGAAACGTCTCGCGGTGGCCTGGCGCTAAAAATTGTCGCCTGTGACTAA